GTACCAAAAGAACCATCAGTAGATACTGCCAGCCAACCTTCAGGGGGGTGAGGCCATACCTTTATTTCCTTTGGAATCTTCCGCTGTGATCTACAGCTTATGACGCTTTCTTCAAAAGTAATCCCTTTTCCTTTCTCTAAATCCTTTCCATCATTCATCTTTATTTGTTCCAGGGACAGAACATAACTTTGCAAAAAATTCCTAGTTGTTTTCCACAGTAGCAGCTATTTTGTCATGCAACATATCGTTTCTCACTTGCCAGTTCCTCCAAATTATCATGAGTACCCTTATTATTACTTCATCAAAAGCTATGGGTTTGTGTTATCTTTGGTCCCGCCCTACCAAACTTTGTACCGTGCACATTTGATTTTTCTACGATAATAATGTTATTGTTTGCAGCGGTGATCCAACGATGTTTGAGCCGTTTTGGCGCGGACCGATTGGCGAAAGCGCTACGCTGGTGATTCCAGGGTGGCAGACGATGAGTTACTTCTCCGACGTCGGCAACCTCTGCTGGTTCCTTGAGCCAAGCTTCGAGCGTGAGGtgcgccgcctccaccgcctcgtCGGCAATGCCGCCGTCGAGGGCTACCACGTCCTCGTCGGCACCGGATCCTCGCAGCTTTTCCAGGCCGCACTCTACGCGCTCGCCCCACCCACTGCTGACACGCCCCTCAGCGTCGTATCTACCACCCCATTTTACTCCGTAAGCATTAGTTTATTTTGTAAATGAGAAAAAAACGATCGATATTTTTGACTGTGAGAGAAGGTAGATCGCTATGTGGTATGCTCCATCTTGTGCAGATGTACCCGCCCTTGACGGACTTCCTCAGCTCGGGGCTCTACCGATGGGCCGGCGACGCCAACACATTCGACGGCGACGACTACATTGAGGTCGTCTGCTCACCGAGCAACCCCGACGGCAGCATCCGCGAGGCCGTCCTCAAGTCCAAGTCCGGCAAGGACATCCACGACCTGGCTTACTACTGGCCGCAGTACACTCCCATCACCCAAATGCTTGCCCACGACATCATGCTCTTCACCGTGTCAAAGTGTACGGGCCACGCCGGCACGAGGATAGGGTAATCACATCACATCTTACAATGAATGAATCCATGACAACATGTATTtacttcgtactccctccgttccgaattacttgtcgcagaaatggatgtatctagaactaaaaaatgtctagatacatccatttttacgacaagtaatttcgaacggagggagtagatgttaagCTTAGTTTGTTGTTTTTATGGTTCCTTGCGTTGCATGCAGGTGGGCGTTGGTGAAGGACAAGGAGGTGGCTCAGAAGATGAGCAAGTTCATGGAGCAAAGCACCATAGGCGTGTCCAAGGACGCGCAGCTACGCGCCGCCAAGGTACTCGGGGCAGTCACCGACGGCTACGAGCACCAGCTTGCCACCGCTGCCGGTGGGGACGCGAACCTCCTCTTCCATTACGCGCGGCGGAAGATGGCGCACCGCTGGTGTGCACTCCGTGCTGCCGTTGCAGCCTCCGGCATCTTTAGCCTCCCCAACGAGGTGGCCGGCTTCTGCACCTTCACCAAGGACACTGTCACCTCTAATCCTGGTAGGCACATTACACAGTCTACATTAACCTTATAAAGATATGAAAAAAATCCGATCTAGTATGACCTATTTTTTTCTTGATTCACTTGCATTTTCTAAAATAATGCTTCTGGATTGCAGCATTCGCATGGCTGCGCTGTGAGAAGCAAGAAGTGGAAGACCTAGAGAGCTTCTTGCGTGAGAACAAGATCATAACCCGCAGCGGGACTAAGTTCGGAGCTGATCAAAAGGTGGTCAGGATCAGTATGGTCGACACTGATGAAGCATTCGGCATATTCGTCAATCGCCTTGCCGCCATAAAATGAGGACACCGGACACCGGATAAGTGAATAATGTGTTTGTTTTTGTGGCCAGTGAATGATGTGTTGTTTCTCTTAGCTTCTCTATATTTTCGTACCTCCCTAGTTAGGGATCGATCAATGAGCTTTGTTTTCGAATACCCAGTTTAGTGATCCAGCTAAATAAGTTCAATTTTCATAGGCTTCTTTTCTTATGAAACAACCTGAGATGCTATTTAttccgaaagagtggctggaaaaAATAACACAGAACAAATACCAAAAACAGAAAAGGAGTTTTGGAGCTGGGCTCGAATGCTTTTCCTGGTTCATCTCTTACAACTAGTAAAAAAAGTGTGGCAACGCCAACCTCGTGGTGACACACCAATTCAACGATGGAACAATCGCATCCGTGCGCTGCGCCAATTTCTTCGTGGTTGGGCCAAACACACCGCAGGGATTTATAAGAAGAAGTTGCGACTCTCTACCTTAATTGACTCCTTAGATAAGATCGCGGAGGTCAGGATCCTTTCTGCCATGGAGATTGAGCAAAAAAAGTCATCTCAATGAGCAGCTAGCCTGCCTTTTACGCGAGGAGGAAATAAAATGGTACCAAAGGTGTAAGACTGACTCACTGGTTCTTGGGGATGATAATACGAAATACTTCCAAATGTTAGCCAATGGCAAACATAGGAAGAAACGAATCTTCGCTCTAGATCAGGAGGAGGGTCGAATTGAGCGGGAGGCCTCATTAAAGAACTTCATTACTAAGTATTATAAAGATTTATTCGGGCCATCTGTGAGCACTACTATCGAGATGGATGAGTCCATTTGTCACGACATTCAGCAAGTATCCGCTGCGGAAAATGAATTCCTAACCTCTCCATTCTCTGAGGAGGAAATTCGAACGGCGGTTTTTCAGATGGAACATAACAAATCTCCAGGTCCGGATGGTTTTCCGGCGGAGTTCTACCAAAATTTCTGGGACATGTTAAAATCAGACTTGGTTCAGTTGTTCAATGAACTACATGCTCATAAACTTGACATTTCCCGCCTAAATTTTGGGGAAATTATTCT
This DNA window, taken from Triticum aestivum cultivar Chinese Spring chromosome 1D, IWGSC CS RefSeq v2.1, whole genome shotgun sequence, encodes the following:
- the LOC123180651 gene encoding tryptophan aminotransferase-related protein 1; amino-acid sequence: MARDNGDGLAAIAGRIGVLGSVALNIVALAIYLRGRAAAEKQASKKVKKAAAVAPSSGKPPVACDSVINLDHGDPTMFEPFWRGPIGESATLVIPGWQTMSYFSDVGNLCWFLEPSFEREVRRLHRLVGNAAVEGYHVLVGTGSSQLFQAALYALAPPTADTPLSVVSTTPFYSMYPPLTDFLSSGLYRWAGDANTFDGDDYIEVVCSPSNPDGSIREAVLKSKSGKDIHDLAYYWPQYTPITQMLAHDIMLFTVSKCTGHAGTRIGWALVKDKEVAQKMSKFMEQSTIGVSKDAQLRAAKVLGAVTDGYEHQLATAAGGDANLLFHYARRKMAHRWCALRAAVAASGIFSLPNEVAGFCTFTKDTVTSNPAFAWLRCEKQEVEDLESFLRENKIITRSGTKFGADQKVVRISMVDTDEAFGIFVNRLAAIK